From a single Sebastes umbrosus isolate fSebUmb1 chromosome 17, fSebUmb1.pri, whole genome shotgun sequence genomic region:
- the rps6ka4 gene encoding ribosomal protein S6 kinase alpha-4 isoform X2 produces the protein MFTHLYQRDHFPEDAVRVYIGEIILALEHLHKLAIVYRDIKLENILLDSEGHVVLTDFGLSKEFLEEEKERTYSFCGTIEYMAPEIIRGKSGHGKSVDWWSLGILMFELLTGASPFTLEGERNSQSEVSKRILRCDPPFPSMIGPTAQDLLRKLLVKDPHRRLGSGPRGCEDIKAHSFFKGLNWADLAEKKVASPFKPELKSELDVGNFAEEFTGMDPVYSPAATPPSTDRLFQGYSFVAPSILFNKNAVMGDFVQSQIGADRPASASVQRSAMLEESQFFQHYELCLHGPPLGEGSFSVCRKCRHKQSGLEYAVKIVSRRMEANTQREVAALRQCETHPNIVKLHEVYTDQYHTYLVMELLRGGELLERIKRKKLFGEAEASQLLQSLVSAVSFMHEAGVVHRDLKPENVLFAGEGEDSVLKVIDFGFARLCPAGSAPLQTPCFTLQYAAPELFESAGYDKACDLWSLGVILYTMLSGQVPFQSEQRGMTSSFAADIMQKIKEGDFSLEGEAWKGVSEDAKELVKGLLTVDPEMRLKLSDLKENSWLQGGASMSTTPLCTPDVLESSGPTVRTYVNATYKAFNRGKREGFFLKSVDNAPLAKRRKLKMTSTGVETRWSSSSSSSSSSTSSSASASATASKAQPKQTLPPKQTVPPKQTVTPKQS, from the exons ATGTTCACTCATTTGTACCAGCGGGATCACTTTCCCGAGGATGCGGTGCGGGTTTATATTGGAGAAATCATCCTGGCTCTGGAGCACCTGCACAAG CTTGCGATTGTGTACCGAGACATCAAATTGGAAAACATTCTTCTAGACAGCGAAGGCCATGTGGTATTGACAGACTTCGGGCTCAGCAAAGAGTTTCTGGAAGAAGAG AAGGAAAGGACCTACTCTTTCTGTGGCACCATTGAGTACATGGCACCTGAAATCATCAGGGGGAAATCTGGGCATGGCAAG TCGGTGGATTGGTGGAGCCTTGGGATCCTGATGTTTGAGCTTCTGACGGGCGCATCTCCTTTTACCTTggagggggagaggaactcccagAGTGAAGTGTCAAA ACGTATTTTGCGCTGTGATCCACCGTTCCCCTCTATGATCGGACCCACTGCTCAGGACCTGCTGAGGAAGTTGTTGGTGAAAGATCCCCACAGGAGGCTGGGCTCTGGACCGCGAGGGTGTGAAGACATCAAAGCGCATAGTTTCTTCAAG GGACTGAACTGGGCTGACCTTGCAGAGAAGAAGGTGGCAAGTCCATTCAAGCCAGAGCTGAAGAGTGAACTGGATGTGGGGAACTTTGCTGAGGAATTCACTGGGATGGATCCCGTCTACTCTCCGGCGGCCACGCCGCCAAGCACTGACCGCCTGTTCCAG GGTTACTCCTTTGTTGCTCCCTCCATCCTGTTCAACAAGAACGCAGTCATGGGAGACTTTGTGCAATCCCAGATCGGTGCTGACCGCCCAGCTTCAGCCTCTGTCCAACGCAGTGCAATGTTAGAG GAATCCCAGTTTTTTCAGCACTATGAGCTTTGTCTTCATGGGCCACCACTCGGAGAGGGTAGCTTCTCTGTGTGCAGGAAATGCAGACACAAGCAAAGTGGCCTCGAGTACGCCGTCAAGATCGTCAGCCGCAG AATGGAGGCAAACACCCAGAGGGAGGTCGCTGCTTTGAGGCAATGTGAGACTCACCCAAACATCGTCAAGCTGCATGAAGTCTACACTGATCAG TACCACACATATTTAGTGATGGAGCTTCTGCGAGGTGGGGAGTTGCTGGAGAGGATCAAGAGGAAGAAACTGTTTGGAGAGGCGGAGGCCAGTCAGCTGTTGCAGAGCCTGGTGTCAGCTGTCAGCTTCATGCACGAGGCTGGAGTCGTGCACAGAGACCTCAAACCAGAG AACGTGCTGTTTGCAGGCGAGGGGGAGGACTCTGTGCTGAAAGTAATAGATTTTGGATTCGCCCGCCTGTGCCCTGCAGGCAGCGCCCCCCTGCAGACACCTTGCTTCACGCTGCAGTACGCCGCGCCTGAACTTTTTGAGAGCGCAGGATACGACAAAGCCTGTGACCTCTGGAGTCTCGGGGTCATTCTG TACACCATGCTGTCAGGCCAGGTGCCGTTTCAGAGTGAGCAGCGGGGGATGACCTCATCCTTTGCTGCTGACATCATGCAAAAGATTAAAGAGGGCGATTTCTCATTGGAGGGGGAGGCCTGGAAGGGCGTATCGGAGGATGCCAAAGAGCTTGTTAAAG GCCTACTGACAGTGGACCCAGAAATGCGTCTCAAACTCTCTGATCTGAAAGAGAACAGCTGGCTGCAGGGCGGAGCATCCATGTCCACCACTCCTTTGTGCACTCCAGATGTGCTAGAGTCTAGTGGGCCTACTGTCCGCACCTATGTCAACGCCACCTACAAG GCTTTCAACCGTGGTAAGAGGGAGGGCTTCTTTCTGAAAAGTGTCGACAACGCTCCCCTCGCAAAACGCAGAAAGCTGAAGATGACGAGCACAGGTGTAGAGACCCGATGGAGTTcatcctcttcgtcctcctcttcttccacctcctcctctgcctctgcctcTGCAACAGCATCCAAAGCACAGCCAAAGCAAACTCTCCCCCCAAAGCAAACTGTCCCCCCAAAGCAAACTGTGACCCCAAAGCAGAGCTAG
- the rps6ka4 gene encoding ribosomal protein S6 kinase alpha-4 isoform X1 has translation MSGDASDSSDDSDTKTNEKACTVKHQITNANLTGHTERVGMENFELLKVLGTGAYGKVFLVRKNTGHDVGQLYAMKVLKKAAIVQKAKTTEHTRTERQVLEHIRQSPFLVTLHYAFQTQSKLHLILDYVSGGEMFTHLYQRDHFPEDAVRVYIGEIILALEHLHKLAIVYRDIKLENILLDSEGHVVLTDFGLSKEFLEEEKERTYSFCGTIEYMAPEIIRGKSGHGKSVDWWSLGILMFELLTGASPFTLEGERNSQSEVSKRILRCDPPFPSMIGPTAQDLLRKLLVKDPHRRLGSGPRGCEDIKAHSFFKGLNWADLAEKKVASPFKPELKSELDVGNFAEEFTGMDPVYSPAATPPSTDRLFQGYSFVAPSILFNKNAVMGDFVQSQIGADRPASASVQRSAMLEESQFFQHYELCLHGPPLGEGSFSVCRKCRHKQSGLEYAVKIVSRRMEANTQREVAALRQCETHPNIVKLHEVYTDQYHTYLVMELLRGGELLERIKRKKLFGEAEASQLLQSLVSAVSFMHEAGVVHRDLKPENVLFAGEGEDSVLKVIDFGFARLCPAGSAPLQTPCFTLQYAAPELFESAGYDKACDLWSLGVILYTMLSGQVPFQSEQRGMTSSFAADIMQKIKEGDFSLEGEAWKGVSEDAKELVKGLLTVDPEMRLKLSDLKENSWLQGGASMSTTPLCTPDVLESSGPTVRTYVNATYKAFNRGKREGFFLKSVDNAPLAKRRKLKMTSTGVETRWSSSSSSSSSSTSSSASASATASKAQPKQTLPPKQTVPPKQTVTPKQS, from the exons ATGTCTGGGGACGCATCTGATAGTAGTGATGACTCCGATaccaaaacaaatgaaaaggcCTGCACCGTCAAGCATCAGATCACCAATG CTAACCTCACGGGTCACACGGAGAGGGTCGGCATGGAGAACTTTGAGCTGCTCAAAGTCTTGGGCACTGGAG CCTATGGAAAAGTGTTTTTGGTCAGGAAGAACACCGGTCATGATGTGGGCCAGCTATATGCTATGAAG GTGTTAAAGAAGGCAGCTATCGTTCAAAAGGCAAAGACAACAGAACACACTCGCACTGAGAGGCAAGTGCTGGAGCACATCCGCCAGTCTCCCTTCCTGGTAACGCTCCACTACGCCTTTCAGACGCAGAGCAAACTACATCTCATCCTGG ACTATGTGAGCGGCGGGGAGATGTTCACTCATTTGTACCAGCGGGATCACTTTCCCGAGGATGCGGTGCGGGTTTATATTGGAGAAATCATCCTGGCTCTGGAGCACCTGCACAAG CTTGCGATTGTGTACCGAGACATCAAATTGGAAAACATTCTTCTAGACAGCGAAGGCCATGTGGTATTGACAGACTTCGGGCTCAGCAAAGAGTTTCTGGAAGAAGAG AAGGAAAGGACCTACTCTTTCTGTGGCACCATTGAGTACATGGCACCTGAAATCATCAGGGGGAAATCTGGGCATGGCAAG TCGGTGGATTGGTGGAGCCTTGGGATCCTGATGTTTGAGCTTCTGACGGGCGCATCTCCTTTTACCTTggagggggagaggaactcccagAGTGAAGTGTCAAA ACGTATTTTGCGCTGTGATCCACCGTTCCCCTCTATGATCGGACCCACTGCTCAGGACCTGCTGAGGAAGTTGTTGGTGAAAGATCCCCACAGGAGGCTGGGCTCTGGACCGCGAGGGTGTGAAGACATCAAAGCGCATAGTTTCTTCAAG GGACTGAACTGGGCTGACCTTGCAGAGAAGAAGGTGGCAAGTCCATTCAAGCCAGAGCTGAAGAGTGAACTGGATGTGGGGAACTTTGCTGAGGAATTCACTGGGATGGATCCCGTCTACTCTCCGGCGGCCACGCCGCCAAGCACTGACCGCCTGTTCCAG GGTTACTCCTTTGTTGCTCCCTCCATCCTGTTCAACAAGAACGCAGTCATGGGAGACTTTGTGCAATCCCAGATCGGTGCTGACCGCCCAGCTTCAGCCTCTGTCCAACGCAGTGCAATGTTAGAG GAATCCCAGTTTTTTCAGCACTATGAGCTTTGTCTTCATGGGCCACCACTCGGAGAGGGTAGCTTCTCTGTGTGCAGGAAATGCAGACACAAGCAAAGTGGCCTCGAGTACGCCGTCAAGATCGTCAGCCGCAG AATGGAGGCAAACACCCAGAGGGAGGTCGCTGCTTTGAGGCAATGTGAGACTCACCCAAACATCGTCAAGCTGCATGAAGTCTACACTGATCAG TACCACACATATTTAGTGATGGAGCTTCTGCGAGGTGGGGAGTTGCTGGAGAGGATCAAGAGGAAGAAACTGTTTGGAGAGGCGGAGGCCAGTCAGCTGTTGCAGAGCCTGGTGTCAGCTGTCAGCTTCATGCACGAGGCTGGAGTCGTGCACAGAGACCTCAAACCAGAG AACGTGCTGTTTGCAGGCGAGGGGGAGGACTCTGTGCTGAAAGTAATAGATTTTGGATTCGCCCGCCTGTGCCCTGCAGGCAGCGCCCCCCTGCAGACACCTTGCTTCACGCTGCAGTACGCCGCGCCTGAACTTTTTGAGAGCGCAGGATACGACAAAGCCTGTGACCTCTGGAGTCTCGGGGTCATTCTG TACACCATGCTGTCAGGCCAGGTGCCGTTTCAGAGTGAGCAGCGGGGGATGACCTCATCCTTTGCTGCTGACATCATGCAAAAGATTAAAGAGGGCGATTTCTCATTGGAGGGGGAGGCCTGGAAGGGCGTATCGGAGGATGCCAAAGAGCTTGTTAAAG GCCTACTGACAGTGGACCCAGAAATGCGTCTCAAACTCTCTGATCTGAAAGAGAACAGCTGGCTGCAGGGCGGAGCATCCATGTCCACCACTCCTTTGTGCACTCCAGATGTGCTAGAGTCTAGTGGGCCTACTGTCCGCACCTATGTCAACGCCACCTACAAG GCTTTCAACCGTGGTAAGAGGGAGGGCTTCTTTCTGAAAAGTGTCGACAACGCTCCCCTCGCAAAACGCAGAAAGCTGAAGATGACGAGCACAGGTGTAGAGACCCGATGGAGTTcatcctcttcgtcctcctcttcttccacctcctcctctgcctctgcctcTGCAACAGCATCCAAAGCACAGCCAAAGCAAACTCTCCCCCCAAAGCAAACTGTCCCCCCAAAGCAAACTGTGACCCCAAAGCAGAGCTAG